One genomic region from Cetobacterium sp. 8H encodes:
- a CDS encoding toxin-antitoxin system YwqK family antitoxin, translated as MGLNINKTLNGLEEGVWEYYYEDGSVSSKGEYTQGKETGLWKYFYENGNISLEGNYINGEQEGEWKHYHENGTLFFKGDYIKSKESGAWEYFDENGKLDSKGAFVKGEQDGLWIYYYENGNVEYKGVYKNGISDGVWEYFDENGNLEYKKIYINGIEQL; from the coding sequence ATGGGACTAAATATAAATAAAACATTAAATGGATTGGAAGAAGGAGTTTGGGAGTATTATTATGAAGATGGAAGTGTTAGTTCTAAAGGAGAATATACACAAGGAAAAGAAACTGGGCTGTGGAAATATTTTTACGAAAATGGAAATATTAGTTTGGAAGGAAATTATATAAACGGTGAACAAGAAGGTGAATGGAAACACTATCATGAAAACGGAACTTTATTTTTTAAAGGCGACTACATTAAGAGCAAGGAGAGTGGAGCATGGGAGTATTTTGATGAAAATGGGAAATTAGATTCTAAAGGAGCATTTGTAAAAGGTGAACAAGATGGTCTATGGATATATTACTATGAAAATGGAAATGTTGAATATAAAGGTGTTTATAAAAATGGAATCTCAGATGGAGTTTGGGAGTATTTTGATGAAAATGGGAATTTAGAGTATAAAAAAATATATATTAACGGAATAGAGCAACTGTAA
- a CDS encoding MFS transporter, which yields MKELRSGEISLDIPRYSSKPETGKAKNKNILVDIFKYSLGGLGVTLATNLTMSYLNFFLTDIFGITTFAVAGIMLVSRIVDAITDPIMGMGADRTRSRWGKFRPWMIFFAPVLGFAVFLLFYTPNIPESMKVIYAYGVFIFYSIAITIVSIPYFALVPVISKDSHTRTIIISWKSVMCQVAVLCISTFALPMVNMFGGGQKGWATFGAIVGGAATIFVWIAADGAKAHDISNNTEELKNSSKERKSENNFKILLKTRPLLVLVVAFGLSMFANTLVNSANMYYFKYILNKQNWIPTVMAVSMGASILASMILPKIEGIFGKKKAFIYSTLICVIPLILLGLNPNVTSIYSLLAQLILFGFMYGIASALPWAMIPDCIDYAEWKYGVQPNGLFTATFTFVQKCGIAIGGFLSSFLLGIAGFVANKDQVESSLNMIISLRFIIPAILFVLVAVVLYFYEITPEKTKDISKELEKRRNIA from the coding sequence AGGAAAGGCTAAAAATAAAAATATACTGGTGGATATTTTTAAGTATTCTTTAGGAGGATTAGGGGTAACGCTTGCAACAAATTTAACTATGTCGTATTTAAACTTTTTTTTAACAGATATTTTTGGAATCACAACCTTTGCTGTGGCAGGAATAATGCTAGTTTCAAGAATTGTAGATGCTATAACAGACCCCATTATGGGAATGGGAGCAGATAGAACAAGATCTCGTTGGGGAAAATTTAGACCTTGGATGATATTTTTTGCGCCTGTACTTGGATTTGCTGTATTTTTACTTTTTTATACACCAAATATTCCAGAGAGCATGAAGGTTATATATGCTTACGGAGTATTTATATTTTATTCAATAGCTATAACAATTGTTTCAATACCATATTTCGCATTAGTACCAGTTATTTCTAAAGATTCACATACCAGAACAATTATTATCTCTTGGAAAAGTGTAATGTGTCAGGTAGCGGTATTATGTATCTCAACTTTTGCATTACCTATGGTAAATATGTTTGGTGGCGGACAAAAAGGATGGGCAACCTTTGGAGCAATTGTTGGAGGAGCTGCAACTATTTTTGTATGGATTGCAGCAGATGGAGCTAAAGCTCATGATATCTCTAATAATACAGAAGAATTAAAAAATAGCAGTAAGGAAAGAAAATCAGAAAACAATTTTAAAATTCTTTTAAAAACAAGACCACTTTTAGTTCTTGTAGTAGCTTTTGGACTATCAATGTTTGCAAACACTCTTGTAAATTCAGCAAATATGTACTATTTTAAATATATTTTAAATAAGCAAAATTGGATTCCAACAGTTATGGCAGTTAGTATGGGAGCAAGTATTCTTGCATCAATGATTTTGCCAAAAATTGAAGGTATTTTTGGAAAGAAAAAAGCATTTATATATTCAACTCTTATTTGTGTGATTCCTTTAATTTTATTGGGGTTAAATCCTAATGTAACTTCAATATATTCGCTTCTTGCTCAATTAATTTTATTTGGTTTTATGTATGGAATAGCAAGTGCATTACCTTGGGCTATGATACCAGATTGTATAGATTATGCAGAATGGAAGTATGGAGTGCAGCCAAATGGATTATTCACTGCAACATTTACATTTGTACAAAAATGCGGGATAGCTATTGGTGGATTTTTATCAAGTTTCTTGCTTGGAATAGCAGGATTTGTGGCTAATAAAGATCAAGTTGAAAGTTCTCTTAACATGATTATTTCACTACGTTTTATTATACCTGCAATACTTTTTGTTTTAGTGGCAGTTGTGTTATATTTTTATGAAATAACCCCAGAAAAAACAAAAGATATTTCAAAAGAACTAGAAAAAAGAAGAAACATTGCATAA